A single region of the Ramlibacter henchirensis genome encodes:
- a CDS encoding HAMP domain-containing protein, with protein MAFSQGDFQSRLPVTWTGTDGRIAEAFNQCISNAQRITQEAARLSNTVGKEGRLTQRIVTPGAVGSWAAQVDSLNTLIDDLVRPTTDIARTIGAVAKGDLGQQMELQVDGRALKGEFLRSAKLVNTMIEQLSVFTNEVTRVAREVGTEGKLGGQAQVKGVSGVWKDLTDSVNQMAGNLTAQVRNIAEVTIAVANGDLSKKITVDVRGEILQLKEATNTMVDQLRSFASEVTRVAREVGTDGRLGGQAVVPGVAGTWKDLTDSVNSMANNLTSQVRNIANVTTAVARGDLSRKITVDVKGEILELKETINTMVDQLNGFSSEVTRVAREVGTEGKLGGQAVVPGIAGTWKDLTDSVNSMASNLTGQVRNIADVATAIARGDLSRKITVEVKGEILQLKQTINTMVDQLNAFAGEVSRVAREVGTEGKLGGQAVVEGVAGTWKDLTDNVNFMANNLTGQVRNIAEVTTAVANGDLSKKITVDVRGEVLELKNTINTMVDQLNGFASEVTRVAREVGTEGKLGGQAQVPGVAGTWKDLTDSVNFMASNLTGQVRNIAEVTTAVARGDLSKKITVDVRGEILELKNTINTMVDQLNGFAGEVSRVAREVGTEGKLGGQAQVLGVAGTWKDLTDNVNSMASNLTAQVRNIADVATAVANGDLSKKITVDVKGEILELKNTLNTMVDQLNGFASEVTRVAREVGSEGKLGGQAQVRGVAGTWKDLTDNVNSMANNLTGQVRNIAEVTTAVAKGDLSRKITVEVKGEILELKNTINTMVDQLNGFASEVTRVAREVGTEGKLGGQAQVPGVAGTWKDLTDNVNFMASNLTGQVRNIADVATAIARGDLSRKITVEVKGEILALKETINTMVDQLNGFASEVTRVAREVGTEGKLGGQAQVPGVAGTWKDLTDNVNSMASNLTGQVRNIAEVTIAVANGDLSKKITVDVRGEILELKETINTMVDQLRSFAAEVSRVAREVGTEGKLGGQAVVPGVAGTWKDLTDNVNSMANNLTGQVRNIADVATAIARGDLGRKITVDVKGEILQLKETINTMVDQLSAFASEVTRVAREVGSEGKLGGQAAVPGVAGTWKDLTDNVNSMASNLTNQVRNIAEVTIAVANGDLSKKITVDVRGEILQLKETINTMVEQLRSFASEVTRVAREVGTEGRLGVQAVVPGVAGTWKDLTDSVNTMGANLTSQVRNIAEVTTAVARGDLNRKITVDVKGEILELKNTINTMVDQLNSFAGEVTRVAREVGTEGKLGGQAQVAGVGGTWKDLTDNVNFMASNLTEQVRGIVKVVTAVANGNLTQRLTVQAKGEVAALADTINGMTDTLATFADQVTNVAREVGVEGRLGGQAHVPGAAGTWKDLTGNVNLLAANLTTQVRAIAEVATAVTKGDLTRSIQVDARGEVSELKDNINTMISNLRETTESNREQDWLKTNLARFTGMLQGQRELSTVGKMLLSELAPLVNAHQGSVYHNSQAGEAAERQLVLLSTYAQSGDVELSRTLALGEGLVGQCALENRRILMTDVPADFVTISSSLGEARQLSVVVLPVLFENHTKAVIELASLHPFTAVNLNFLDQLALGIGAVFNTIEATMRTEGLLTQSQQLTAELQARQIELQQTNEELGTKARLLAQQNEEVERKNAEVEQARRALEEKASELALTSKYKSEFLANMSHELRTPLNSILILSQQLAENAAGNLNNKQIEFSRNINSSGSDLLNLINDILDLSKIESGTVTVDVEEIAFFWLRDSIDRNFRHVAEAKNLPLHIRFADDLPRSMDSDPKRLQQILKNLLSNAMKFTSNGHVEVRVGLASGGWSPDHPVLSQSQSVIAFAVEDTGIGVPPDKQRLIFEAFQQADAGTSRKYGGTGLGLAISRELAVLLGGEIKLQSVHGQGSTFTLYLPLHYSGPDSNTVMRKVKAPPESSMPVLALPVAREEHVADDREQIAPGDAVVLIIEDDPHYARILLGLARDKGFKGLVATKGAMGLSLARQYQPAAISLDIFLPDMLGWTVLNQLKLDPQLRHIPVQIISMEEERQHGLAHGAFAYLVKEPTTGNLEAAFTRLKEFTQPRTRRLLVVEDNEIERDAVIELLGYDDIDIVSAGRGEAALELLRKQRFDCVVLDLRLPDMTGFELLEQLQKDAALATVPVVVFTGKDLSAEEHSRLNVMAKSIVLKDVRSPERLLDETALFLHRVVTQLPADKQAMLERLHNSSEVLHGRKVLVVDDDARNIFALTSVLENHDVEVVSATNGRQAIEILKNSPDLEMVLMDIMMPEMDGYETMREIRKDPAFRTLPILALTAKAMKGDREKCLDAGASDYIAKPVNTNQLLSLMRVWLFR; from the coding sequence ATGGCGTTCTCCCAGGGCGACTTCCAGTCCCGGCTGCCGGTCACCTGGACCGGCACCGATGGCCGCATCGCCGAAGCCTTCAACCAGTGCATCTCCAACGCGCAGCGCATCACTCAGGAGGCGGCGCGCCTGTCCAACACGGTGGGCAAGGAAGGCCGTCTCACGCAGCGGATCGTGACGCCCGGCGCGGTGGGCAGCTGGGCCGCGCAGGTCGATTCGCTCAACACGCTGATCGACGACCTGGTGCGGCCGACGACCGACATCGCCCGCACGATCGGCGCGGTGGCCAAGGGCGACCTCGGCCAGCAGATGGAACTGCAGGTGGACGGCCGCGCGCTCAAGGGCGAGTTCCTGCGGTCGGCCAAGCTGGTGAACACCATGATCGAGCAGCTCTCCGTGTTCACCAACGAGGTGACACGCGTGGCGCGCGAGGTGGGCACCGAGGGCAAGCTGGGCGGCCAGGCGCAGGTCAAGGGCGTGTCCGGCGTGTGGAAGGACCTCACCGACTCGGTGAACCAGATGGCCGGCAACCTGACGGCGCAGGTGCGGAACATCGCGGAAGTGACGATCGCGGTGGCCAACGGCGACCTGTCCAAGAAGATCACGGTGGACGTGCGCGGCGAGATCCTGCAGCTCAAGGAAGCCACCAACACCATGGTGGACCAGCTGCGCTCCTTCGCCTCGGAAGTGACGCGCGTGGCGCGCGAGGTGGGCACCGACGGGCGCCTGGGCGGCCAGGCGGTGGTGCCCGGCGTGGCCGGCACCTGGAAGGACCTGACCGACTCGGTCAACTCGATGGCGAACAACCTGACCTCGCAGGTGCGCAACATCGCCAACGTGACGACGGCCGTGGCCCGCGGGGACCTCTCGCGAAAGATCACGGTGGACGTGAAGGGCGAGATCCTGGAGCTGAAGGAAACCATCAACACGATGGTCGACCAGCTCAACGGCTTCTCCTCCGAGGTGACGCGCGTGGCGCGCGAGGTGGGCACGGAAGGCAAGCTGGGTGGCCAGGCGGTGGTGCCGGGCATCGCCGGCACCTGGAAGGACCTCACCGACTCGGTGAACTCGATGGCCTCCAACCTCACGGGCCAGGTGCGGAACATCGCGGACGTGGCCACGGCGATCGCGCGGGGCGACCTCTCGCGCAAGATCACCGTGGAAGTGAAGGGCGAGATCCTCCAGCTGAAACAGACCATCAACACGATGGTGGACCAGCTGAACGCGTTCGCCGGCGAGGTGTCGCGCGTCGCGCGCGAGGTGGGCACCGAAGGCAAGCTGGGCGGCCAGGCCGTGGTGGAAGGCGTGGCCGGCACCTGGAAGGACCTCACGGACAACGTGAACTTCATGGCCAACAACCTCACCGGCCAGGTGCGGAACATCGCCGAGGTGACGACCGCGGTGGCCAACGGCGATCTGTCCAAGAAGATCACCGTGGACGTGCGCGGCGAGGTGCTGGAACTGAAGAACACCATCAACACGATGGTCGACCAGCTCAATGGCTTCGCTTCGGAAGTGACGCGGGTGGCGCGCGAGGTGGGCACCGAAGGCAAGCTGGGCGGACAGGCCCAGGTGCCCGGCGTGGCGGGCACCTGGAAGGACCTCACCGACTCGGTGAACTTCATGGCGTCCAACCTCACCGGCCAGGTGCGGAACATCGCCGAAGTGACGACGGCGGTGGCGCGTGGCGACCTCTCCAAGAAGATCACCGTGGACGTCCGCGGCGAGATCCTGGAGCTGAAGAACACGATCAACACCATGGTCGACCAGCTCAATGGCTTCGCCGGCGAGGTGTCGCGGGTCGCGCGCGAGGTGGGCACGGAAGGCAAGCTGGGCGGCCAGGCCCAGGTGCTGGGCGTGGCGGGCACCTGGAAGGACCTGACCGACAACGTGAACTCGATGGCGTCCAACCTCACGGCGCAGGTGCGCAACATCGCGGACGTGGCCACCGCGGTGGCCAACGGTGACCTCTCCAAGAAGATCACCGTGGACGTCAAGGGCGAAATCCTCGAGCTGAAGAACACCCTGAACACCATGGTGGACCAGCTCAACGGCTTCGCTTCGGAAGTTACGCGCGTGGCGCGCGAGGTGGGATCGGAAGGCAAGCTGGGCGGCCAGGCCCAGGTGCGCGGTGTGGCCGGCACCTGGAAGGATTTGACCGACAACGTCAACTCGATGGCGAACAACCTGACGGGCCAGGTCCGCAACATCGCCGAAGTGACGACCGCGGTGGCCAAGGGCGACCTCTCGCGCAAGATCACCGTGGAGGTGAAGGGCGAGATCCTGGAGCTGAAGAACACCATCAACACGATGGTCGACCAGCTCAACGGCTTCGCTTCGGAAGTCACGCGCGTGGCGCGCGAGGTGGGCACCGAAGGCAAGCTGGGCGGACAGGCGCAGGTGCCCGGCGTGGCCGGCACCTGGAAGGACCTGACGGACAACGTCAACTTCATGGCCTCCAACCTCACGGGCCAGGTGCGGAACATCGCGGACGTGGCCACCGCCATCGCCCGAGGCGACCTCTCCCGCAAGATCACCGTGGAGGTCAAGGGCGAGATCCTGGCCCTGAAGGAAACCATCAACACGATGGTGGACCAGCTGAACGGCTTCGCGTCCGAGGTGACGCGCGTGGCGCGCGAAGTGGGCACCGAAGGCAAGCTGGGCGGACAGGCCCAGGTGCCGGGCGTGGCGGGCACCTGGAAGGACCTGACCGACAACGTCAACTCGATGGCGTCCAACCTCACGGGCCAGGTGCGGAACATCGCGGAAGTGACGATCGCGGTGGCCAACGGCGACCTCTCCAAGAAGATCACCGTGGACGTGCGCGGCGAGATCCTGGAGCTGAAGGAAACCATCAACACCATGGTGGACCAGCTGCGTTCGTTCGCGGCCGAAGTGTCTCGGGTGGCGCGCGAGGTGGGCACCGAGGGCAAGCTGGGCGGACAGGCGGTGGTGCCGGGCGTCGCGGGGACGTGGAAGGACCTGACCGACAACGTCAACTCGATGGCCAACAACCTCACCGGCCAGGTGCGGAACATCGCCGACGTCGCCACCGCCATCGCGCGAGGCGACCTGGGCCGCAAGATCACGGTGGACGTGAAGGGCGAGATCCTTCAGCTGAAAGAGACCATCAACACGATGGTGGACCAGCTCTCGGCGTTCGCCTCCGAAGTGACGCGCGTGGCGCGCGAGGTGGGCTCCGAAGGCAAGCTGGGCGGCCAGGCCGCTGTGCCCGGCGTGGCCGGCACCTGGAAGGACCTGACCGACAACGTCAACTCGATGGCGTCCAACCTGACCAACCAGGTGCGCAACATCGCCGAGGTGACGATCGCGGTGGCCAACGGCGACCTCTCCAAGAAGATCACCGTGGACGTGCGCGGCGAGATCCTGCAGCTGAAGGAAACCATCAACACGATGGTGGAACAGCTGCGCTCCTTCGCCTCGGAAGTGACGCGCGTGGCGCGCGAGGTGGGCACGGAAGGCCGCCTGGGCGTGCAGGCCGTGGTGCCCGGCGTGGCCGGCACCTGGAAGGACCTGACCGACTCGGTCAACACCATGGGCGCCAACCTCACCTCGCAGGTGCGCAACATCGCCGAGGTGACCACCGCGGTGGCCCGCGGCGACCTGAACCGCAAGATCACGGTGGACGTGAAGGGCGAGATCCTGGAGCTGAAGAACACCATCAACACCATGGTGGACCAGCTCAACTCCTTCGCCGGCGAAGTGACGCGCGTGGCGCGCGAGGTGGGCACCGAGGGCAAGCTGGGCGGACAGGCCCAGGTGGCCGGCGTGGGCGGCACCTGGAAGGACCTGACGGACAACGTGAACTTCATGGCGTCCAACCTCACCGAGCAGGTGCGGGGCATCGTGAAGGTGGTGACGGCCGTGGCCAACGGCAACCTGACGCAGCGCCTGACGGTGCAGGCCAAGGGCGAGGTGGCGGCGCTGGCCGACACCATCAACGGCATGACCGACACGCTGGCCACGTTCGCCGACCAGGTGACCAACGTGGCGCGCGAGGTGGGCGTGGAAGGCCGCCTGGGCGGACAGGCCCACGTGCCCGGCGCCGCCGGCACCTGGAAGGACCTGACCGGCAACGTGAACCTGCTGGCGGCCAACCTGACGACGCAGGTGCGCGCCATCGCCGAAGTGGCGACCGCGGTGACCAAGGGCGACCTGACCCGCTCGATCCAGGTGGATGCGCGCGGCGAAGTGTCCGAGCTCAAGGACAACATCAACACGATGATCTCCAACCTGCGGGAGACCACCGAATCCAACCGCGAACAGGACTGGCTCAAGACCAACCTGGCGCGCTTCACCGGCATGCTGCAGGGCCAGCGCGAGCTGTCCACCGTGGGCAAGATGCTGCTGTCCGAGCTGGCGCCCCTGGTCAACGCGCACCAGGGCAGCGTCTACCACAACAGCCAGGCGGGCGAAGCGGCGGAACGGCAGCTGGTGCTGCTTTCCACCTACGCCCAGTCGGGCGACGTGGAGCTCTCGCGCACCCTGGCGCTGGGCGAAGGCCTGGTGGGCCAGTGCGCGCTGGAGAACCGCCGCATCCTGATGACGGATGTGCCGGCCGACTTCGTCACCATCAGTTCCAGCCTGGGCGAGGCCCGTCAGCTCAGCGTGGTGGTGCTGCCGGTGCTGTTCGAGAACCACACCAAGGCCGTGATCGAGCTGGCCTCGCTGCACCCGTTCACCGCGGTGAACCTGAACTTCCTGGACCAGCTGGCGCTGGGCATCGGCGCGGTGTTCAACACCATCGAGGCGACGATGCGTACGGAGGGCCTGCTGACGCAGTCGCAGCAGCTCACCGCGGAACTGCAGGCTCGCCAGATCGAGCTGCAGCAGACCAACGAGGAGCTGGGCACCAAGGCCCGGCTGCTCGCGCAGCAGAACGAGGAGGTCGAGCGCAAGAACGCCGAAGTGGAACAGGCCCGCCGCGCGCTGGAGGAAAAGGCTTCCGAGCTGGCCCTCACCTCGAAGTACAAGTCGGAGTTCCTGGCCAACATGTCGCACGAGCTGCGCACGCCGCTCAACTCCATCCTGATCCTGTCGCAGCAGCTGGCCGAGAACGCCGCGGGCAACCTGAACAACAAGCAGATCGAGTTCTCCCGCAACATCAACTCCTCGGGCAGCGACCTGCTGAACCTCATCAACGACATCCTGGATCTGTCCAAGATCGAGTCGGGCACGGTCACGGTGGACGTCGAGGAGATCGCGTTCTTCTGGCTGCGCGACAGCATCGACCGCAACTTCCGCCATGTCGCGGAAGCCAAGAACCTGCCGCTGCACATCCGCTTCGCCGACGACCTGCCGCGCTCGATGGACAGCGACCCCAAGCGTCTGCAGCAGATCCTGAAGAACCTGCTGTCCAACGCGATGAAGTTCACCTCGAACGGCCACGTGGAAGTCCGCGTGGGCCTGGCCAGCGGCGGCTGGTCGCCCGACCACCCGGTGCTCAGCCAGAGCCAATCGGTCATCGCCTTCGCCGTGGAGGACACGGGCATCGGCGTGCCGCCGGACAAGCAGCGCCTGATCTTCGAAGCCTTCCAGCAGGCCGACGCCGGCACCTCGCGCAAGTACGGCGGCACGGGCCTGGGCCTGGCCATCAGCCGGGAGCTGGCGGTGCTGCTGGGCGGCGAGATCAAGCTGCAGAGCGTGCACGGCCAGGGCAGCACCTTCACGCTGTACCTGCCGCTGCACTACTCCGGCCCGGATTCCAACACCGTGATGCGCAAGGTGAAGGCGCCGCCGGAATCCTCGATGCCTGTTCTCGCGCTGCCCGTGGCGCGCGAGGAGCATGTCGCGGACGACCGCGAGCAGATCGCGCCGGGCGACGCGGTGGTGCTGATCATCGAGGACGACCCGCACTACGCCCGGATCCTTCTGGGGCTCGCGCGCGACAAGGGCTTCAAGGGCCTGGTCGCCACTAAGGGCGCGATGGGCCTGTCGCTGGCGCGCCAGTACCAGCCGGCCGCGATCTCGCTGGACATCTTCCTGCCCGACATGCTGGGCTGGACCGTGCTCAACCAGCTCAAGCTCGATCCGCAGCTGCGCCACATCCCGGTGCAGATCATCTCGATGGAAGAGGAACGCCAGCACGGCCTGGCGCACGGGGCCTTCGCCTACCTGGTGAAGGAGCCCACCACGGGCAACCTGGAAGCCGCTTTCACGCGCCTGAAGGAATTCACCCAGCCGCGCACCCGGCGCCTGCTGGTGGTGGAGGACAACGAGATCGAGCGCGACGCCGTCATCGAGCTGTTGGGCTACGACGACATCGACATCGTCTCCGCCGGCCGCGGCGAAGCGGCGCTGGAGCTGCTGCGCAAGCAGCGGTTCGACTGCGTGGTGCTGGACCTGCGCCTGCCCGACATGACCGGCTTCGAGCTGCTGGAGCAGCTGCAGAAGGACGCGGCCCTGGCCACCGTGCCGGTCGTCGTGTTCACCGGCAAGGACCTCAGCGCCGAGGAGCATTCGCGCCTGAACGTCATGGCCAAGAGCATCGTGCTCAAGGACGTGCGCTCGCCCGAGCGGCTGCTGGACGAAACCGCGCTGTTCCTGCATCGCGTGGTGACGCAATTGCCCGCGGACAAGCAGGCGATGCTGGAGCGGCTGCACAACTCCTCGGAGGTGCTGCACGGCCGCAAGGTGCTGGTGGTGGACGACGACGCGCGCAACATCTTCGCGCTGACCTCGGTGCTGGAGAACCACGACGTCGAGGTCGTCAGCGCCACCAACGGCCGCCAGGCGATCGAGATCCTTAAGAATTCGCCTGATCTCGAGATGGTGCTGATGGACATCATGATGCCGGAGATGGACGGCTACGAAACCATGCGCGAGATCCGCAAGGACCCCGCCTTCCGCACGCTGCCGATCCTGGCGCTCACGGCCAAGGCGATGAAGGGCGACCGGGAGAAATGCCTGGACGCGGGCGCCAGCGACTACATCGCCAAGCCGGTCAACACCAACCAGCTGCTGTCGCTCATGCGCGTCTGGCTGTTCCGTTGA
- a CDS encoding response regulator gives MNIPNDSQFPPSQFSASQFFDPGEAPPETVNILIVDDEPRNLAVLETVLDDPGYRLVRATSGEEALLALMAEEFAVLVLDVRMPGMNGFEVAQLVKERKKTSRIPIIFLTAYYNEDQHILEGYGSGGADYLHKPVNPSVLRSKVAVFAELHRRGRALEAANRLLLGEVAERRRAEQRLSELNETLDRRVMERTHELEESEARLLDAHRRKDEFLATLAHELRNPLAPVRNAVELLKRAPSDAKRVGWASELIDRQVRSLSRLIDDLMDVSRISRGRIELRQEVVALNDVLADALEAIRPLAHESGHELAVLLPDRKLLVDADRTRLAQAFTNLLNNAVKYTDTGGRIEVGVLVEKDQAVVTVRDSGIGIPPERLDDVFEMFSQVESALSRSRGGLGIGLSLTQRLVQMHGGTIRAYSEGVGRGSRFLVHLPLSKAELSETPHPPATTGQPATGPLRIVVADDNVDAAETLAALLSEMGHEVREVHDGEAAVQAVGSFDPHLLLLDIGMPKMTGYEACSRIRRMPGGERRVLVAVTGWGQPQDLQRSRDAGFDRHLVKPIDPQVLGPLMEQVATRGAPPKMQRS, from the coding sequence GTGAACATCCCCAACGATTCGCAGTTCCCGCCTTCGCAGTTCTCGGCGTCGCAGTTCTTCGACCCGGGCGAGGCGCCGCCGGAGACGGTGAACATCCTCATCGTCGACGACGAGCCGCGAAACCTGGCGGTGCTGGAGACGGTGCTGGACGATCCGGGCTACCGGCTGGTGCGGGCCACCTCGGGCGAGGAGGCCCTGCTGGCGCTGATGGCGGAGGAATTCGCCGTGCTGGTGCTGGACGTCCGCATGCCGGGCATGAACGGCTTCGAGGTCGCGCAACTGGTGAAGGAGCGCAAGAAGACCTCGCGCATCCCGATCATCTTCCTGACGGCCTACTACAACGAGGACCAGCACATCCTCGAAGGCTACGGAAGCGGCGGCGCCGACTACCTGCACAAGCCGGTCAATCCTTCGGTGCTGCGCTCCAAGGTCGCCGTGTTCGCCGAGCTGCACCGCCGTGGCCGCGCGCTCGAAGCGGCCAACCGGCTGCTTCTCGGCGAAGTGGCCGAGCGCCGCCGGGCCGAGCAGCGCCTGTCGGAACTGAACGAAACGCTCGACCGCCGCGTGATGGAGCGCACGCACGAACTCGAGGAGAGCGAGGCGCGCCTGCTCGACGCCCATCGCCGCAAGGATGAATTCCTGGCGACGCTGGCGCACGAGCTGCGCAACCCGCTCGCGCCGGTGCGCAATGCGGTCGAACTGCTCAAGCGCGCGCCGAGCGATGCCAAGCGCGTGGGCTGGGCGTCGGAGCTGATCGACCGGCAGGTGCGGTCCCTCAGCCGCCTGATCGACGACCTCATGGACGTCAGCCGCATCAGCCGCGGCCGCATCGAACTGCGCCAAGAGGTAGTGGCGCTGAACGACGTGCTGGCCGACGCGCTGGAGGCGATCCGTCCCCTCGCACACGAGAGCGGCCATGAGCTCGCCGTGCTCCTGCCCGATCGCAAGCTGCTGGTGGACGCCGACCGCACCCGGCTCGCGCAGGCCTTCACCAACCTGCTGAACAACGCGGTGAAGTACACCGACACCGGCGGCCGCATCGAAGTCGGCGTGCTGGTGGAGAAGGACCAGGCCGTGGTGACCGTGCGCGACTCGGGCATCGGCATCCCGCCCGAGCGCCTGGATGACGTGTTCGAGATGTTCTCGCAGGTGGAATCGGCGCTGTCGCGTTCGCGGGGCGGGCTGGGCATCGGGCTGTCGCTCACGCAGCGGCTGGTGCAGATGCACGGCGGCACCATCAGGGCCTACAGCGAAGGCGTGGGCCGCGGCAGCCGCTTCCTCGTGCACCTGCCGCTGTCCAAGGCCGAACTGTCCGAGACGCCTCACCCCCCCGCGACGACCGGCCAGCCTGCCACCGGCCCGCTGCGCATCGTGGTCGCCGACGACAACGTGGACGCCGCCGAGACGCTGGCGGCGCTGCTGTCCGAGATGGGCCACGAGGTCCGCGAGGTGCACGACGGCGAGGCGGCCGTGCAGGCCGTGGGCTCGTTCGATCCGCACCTGCTGCTGCTGGACATCGGCATGCCCAAGATGACCGGCTACGAAGCCTGCTCGCGCATCCGGCGCATGCCGGGCGGCGAGCGCCGCGTGCTGGTGGCTGTGACCGGATGGGGCCAGCCGCAGGACCTGCAACGCTCGCGCGACGCCGGTTTCGACCGCCACCTGGTCAAGCCGATCGATCCGCAGGTGCTGGGGCCGCTCATGGAACAGGTGGCCACGCGCGGCGCGCCGCCGAAGATGCAGCGTTCCTGA
- the trxA gene encoding thioredoxin TrxA gives MASDLIKHISDASFEADVLKADKPVLVDYWAEWCGPCKMIAPILDEVSTTYKDKLQIAKMNVDENRDIPAKFGIRGIPTLMLFKGGQLAATKVGAMSKAQLTAFLDQQLA, from the coding sequence ATGGCCAGCGACCTCATCAAGCACATCTCCGACGCCAGCTTCGAAGCCGACGTCCTGAAAGCCGACAAGCCCGTGCTGGTGGACTACTGGGCCGAGTGGTGCGGCCCGTGCAAGATGATCGCCCCGATCCTGGACGAGGTGTCCACCACCTACAAGGACAAGCTGCAGATCGCCAAGATGAACGTGGACGAGAACCGCGACATCCCGGCCAAGTTCGGCATCCGCGGCATCCCCACCCTGATGCTGTTCAAGGGCGGCCAGCTGGCCGCGACCAAGGTGGGCGCCATGAGCAAGGCGCAGCTGACGGCGTTTCTCGACCAGCAGCTCGCGTAG
- the rho gene encoding transcription termination factor Rho, with amino-acid sequence MHLNELKALHVSEVLKQAEELEIENTGRMRKQELMFAIIKKRARAGEQVFADGVLEILPDGFGFLRSPDTSYTASTDDIYISPSQVRRFNLHTGDMIEGEVRTPKDGERYFALTKLDKVNDGPPEQNKHKVMFENLTPLFPKEQMKLERDNFKGEENVTGRIIDIIAPIGKGQRALLVAPPKSGKTVMMQHMAHAIAANYPDSYMMVLLVDERPEEVTEMQRSVKAEVIASTFDEPAARHVHVAEMVIERAKRLVELKKDVVILLDSITRLARAYNNVVPSSGKVLTGGVDANALQRPKRFLGAARNVEEGGSLTIIATALIDTGSRMDEVIFEEFKGTGNSEIHLDRRLYEKRVFPSIQLNRSGTRREELLLAPEILQKTRILRQFMYNMDEIEAMEMVLKSMKATKTNVEFFDMMRRGG; translated from the coding sequence ATGCATCTGAACGAACTCAAGGCGCTCCACGTCTCCGAAGTCCTCAAGCAAGCCGAGGAGCTGGAAATCGAGAACACGGGCCGCATGCGCAAGCAGGAGCTGATGTTCGCGATCATCAAGAAGCGCGCCCGGGCCGGCGAGCAGGTGTTCGCCGACGGCGTGCTGGAGATCCTGCCCGACGGCTTCGGCTTCCTGCGCAGCCCCGACACCAGCTACACGGCGAGCACGGACGACATCTACATCTCGCCCTCCCAGGTGCGCCGCTTCAACCTGCACACCGGGGACATGATCGAAGGGGAAGTGCGCACGCCCAAGGACGGCGAGCGCTACTTCGCGCTGACCAAGCTGGACAAGGTCAACGACGGCCCGCCCGAGCAGAACAAGCACAAGGTGATGTTCGAGAACCTCACCCCGCTGTTCCCGAAGGAGCAGATGAAACTCGAGCGGGACAACTTCAAGGGCGAGGAAAACGTCACCGGGCGCATCATCGACATCATCGCGCCCATCGGCAAAGGCCAGCGCGCCCTGCTGGTGGCGCCGCCCAAGAGCGGCAAGACGGTGATGATGCAGCACATGGCGCACGCCATCGCCGCCAACTACCCGGACAGCTACATGATGGTGCTGCTGGTGGACGAGCGGCCCGAGGAAGTGACGGAGATGCAGCGCTCCGTGAAGGCCGAGGTCATCGCCTCCACCTTTGACGAACCCGCCGCGCGGCACGTGCACGTCGCGGAAATGGTGATCGAGCGCGCCAAGCGCCTGGTCGAGCTGAAGAAGGACGTGGTGATCCTGCTGGACTCCATCACCCGCCTGGCCCGTGCCTACAACAACGTGGTGCCCTCGTCGGGCAAGGTGCTCACCGGCGGCGTGGACGCCAATGCGCTGCAGCGGCCCAAGCGCTTCCTGGGCGCGGCGCGCAACGTCGAGGAAGGCGGCTCGCTGACCATCATCGCCACGGCGCTGATCGACACCGGCTCCCGCATGGACGAAGTGATCTTCGAAGAGTTCAAGGGCACCGGCAACAGCGAAATCCACCTGGACCGGCGCCTCTACGAGAAGCGCGTGTTCCCCTCGATCCAGCTCAATCGCTCCGGCACCCGCCGCGAGGAGCTGCTGCTGGCGCCCGAGATCCTGCAGAAGACGCGCATCCTGCGCCAGTTCATGTACAACATGGACGAGATCGAGGCGATGGAGATGGTCCTCAAATCCATGAAGGCCACGAAGACCAACGTGGAGTTCTTCGACATGATGCGCAGAGGCGGCTGA
- a CDS encoding type B 50S ribosomal protein L31: protein MAKEGIHPNYREVLFVDLSNGFKFVTRSCVATRETGKTDDGRELPLFKLDTSSESHPFYTGTQKSVDNMGGRVEKFRNRFGKTAAK from the coding sequence ATGGCCAAAGAAGGCATCCACCCGAACTACCGCGAAGTGCTCTTCGTGGACCTGTCCAACGGCTTCAAGTTCGTCACCCGCTCCTGCGTGGCGACCCGCGAGACGGGCAAGACCGATGACGGCCGCGAGCTGCCGCTCTTCAAGCTGGACACCTCCAGCGAGTCGCACCCCTTCTACACCGGCACCCAGAAGTCGGTCGACAACATGGGCGGTCGCGTCGAGAAGTTCCGCAACCGCTTCGGCAAGACGGCGGCCAAGTAA